In a genomic window of Streptococcus oralis subsp. tigurinus:
- a CDS encoding Type 1 glutamine amidotransferase-like domain-containing protein: MKQLFLCSYFAGVKKLFSDYAKEKNLENKVLFIPTAGNKEDYTAYIDEAQQTFRDLGFEIEVLDIASCDRETAQAKIFQSKILYISGGNTFYLLQELKKKQLLSLIKEQIRDGLIYVGESSGAIITAKDIDYNKLMDDKTVATELSDTTGLDEVDFYILPHYGEEPFTDSSKNTFEMYKKQLELLPLHNHQAIIVNDEQIDILTIE, encoded by the coding sequence ATGAAACAATTATTTCTATGTTCATACTTTGCTGGAGTCAAAAAGCTTTTTAGCGATTATGCAAAGGAAAAGAATCTAGAAAACAAGGTTTTATTTATTCCTACCGCTGGGAACAAAGAGGACTATACTGCCTATATCGATGAGGCTCAGCAAACATTCAGGGATTTAGGATTTGAGATAGAGGTTCTAGATATTGCTTCTTGTGATCGAGAAACTGCTCAGGCAAAGATTTTCCAAAGCAAAATTCTTTATATCTCTGGCGGGAATACCTTTTATTTATTACAAGAATTAAAGAAAAAACAACTCCTATCTCTTATCAAAGAACAAATAAGAGATGGGCTGATCTATGTGGGAGAATCATCAGGGGCTATCATTACAGCCAAGGATATTGACTACAATAAACTCATGGACGACAAGACGGTAGCGACAGAGTTATCTGATACAACGGGATTGGATGAAGTGGATTTTTACATCCTTCCACATTATGGTGAGGAACCTTTTACTGATAGTAGCAAAAATACCTTTGAAATGTATAAAAAGCAGCTTGAATTGCTACCGCTTCATAACCACCAAGCAATTATCGTTAACGATGAGCAAATAGATATCTTGACAATAGAATAA
- a CDS encoding YihY/virulence factor BrkB family protein: protein MKKWWKELLDKPLLKAFLHYYQASDSELTSVAVAYYWLISIFPLLMIMVNILPYFQIPVSNFLLTIKEFLPDTVYDVVAKIVREVLTQPSTGLLSFAVLSALWTFSKSMDFLQKAFNKAYGVTKSRGIISHQLMSLLVSLGLQILFALALFLSMFGRMLLNLLKTYWQSDSSLFSYLQDFTGPLVYALIFAILVMIYYFLPKVKTPRIRYVLPGSVFVLLTLIGLLNIFSVYFNNYVNHLVDVRFFSSIIVVVMMFWFILIAKILIIGAVINASVQSLKDPKFSME from the coding sequence ATGAAAAAGTGGTGGAAGGAGCTATTGGATAAGCCATTATTGAAAGCTTTTTTGCATTATTATCAAGCATCGGATAGTGAGTTGACCAGTGTTGCGGTTGCCTACTATTGGTTGATTTCAATCTTTCCTTTGCTAATGATAATGGTCAATATTTTGCCTTATTTTCAGATTCCGGTCTCAAATTTCTTACTTACGATCAAGGAATTCTTGCCTGATACAGTGTATGATGTGGTCGCCAAGATTGTCCGAGAAGTTCTGACACAACCATCAACTGGTTTGCTGAGTTTTGCCGTTTTATCTGCACTCTGGACCTTTTCAAAATCAATGGATTTCCTTCAAAAAGCCTTTAACAAAGCCTATGGAGTGACCAAGAGTCGAGGGATTATCTCCCATCAGTTGATGAGTTTGCTTGTTAGCCTTGGCTTGCAGATTCTTTTTGCCCTAGCCTTGTTTTTGAGTATGTTTGGTCGCATGTTGCTCAACCTCCTCAAAACTTACTGGCAATCAGACAGCTCGCTATTTTCCTACTTGCAAGATTTTACAGGCCCTCTAGTCTATGCTTTGATCTTTGCCATTCTGGTTATGATTTATTACTTCCTTCCAAAAGTAAAAACACCACGAATCCGCTACGTTTTACCAGGAAGTGTCTTTGTCTTGCTAACTCTTATCGGTTTATTGAATATCTTTTCTGTTTATTTTAATAACTATGTCAATCACCTAGTCGATGTCCGATTTTTCAGTTCCATCATCGTGGTAGTCATGATGTTCTGGTTTATTCTTATTGCAAAGATTTTGATTATCGGAGCGGTTATCAATGCCAGTGTTCAGAGTTTGAAAGATCCAAAGTTTAGTATGGAATGA
- a CDS encoding cation:proton antiporter yields MELLIYLILFLFVLIVSSTTNKLLPFLPLPLVQILLGIVIGLFLPNTDFHLNTELFLALVIGPLLFRESEEADVTAILKHWRIIVYLIFPVIFISTLSLGGLAHLLWLSLPLAACLAVGAALGPTDLVAFASLSERFSFPKRVSNILKGEGLLNDASGLVAFRVALAAWTTGAFSLSQAGTSLALSIIGGFAVGFVTAMINRFLHTFLLSMRATDIASELLLELSLPLMTFFIAEEIHVSGIIAVVVAGILKASRFKKITLLEAQVDTVTDTVWHTVTFMLNGSVFVILGMELEMIAEPILTNPLYNPLLLLVSVVLLTFLLFAIRFVMIVVFYFVRTRRLKKKINKYMKDMLLLTFSGVKGTVSIATILLIPSHLEQEYPLLLFLVAGVTLLSFLTGLLVLPHLSEEQEESKDHLMHIAILNDVAAELEKELDHHKNKLPLYAAIDNYHGRIENLILSLENKRVQEDWESLKLLILSIESDGLEQAYEENRISERGYRVYQRYLKNMEQSINRNFASRVTYYFLVSLRIMRFLLHEIFTFGKTFRSWMNEESRKLLAVDYDQISELYLENTELIIESLENLKGVYKSSLISFMQESRLRETAIIGSGAFVERVINRIKPNNIDEMLRGYYLERKAIFEYEEAKLITAKYAKKLRQNVNNLENYSLKEAANTLPYDMLDLIRRN; encoded by the coding sequence GTGGAATTACTCATTTACCTGATTCTATTTTTATTTGTCTTAATTGTTTCCAGTACGACTAATAAACTCTTGCCTTTTTTGCCTCTTCCCCTAGTACAAATCCTTTTGGGAATTGTGATTGGTCTCTTTTTGCCAAATACCGACTTTCATCTCAATACCGAGTTATTTTTAGCACTGGTTATCGGGCCCTTGCTTTTCAGAGAATCTGAAGAAGCAGATGTTACGGCTATTTTAAAACACTGGCGCATCATTGTTTACTTAATCTTTCCAGTGATTTTCATCTCGACCCTGAGTTTGGGTGGCTTGGCCCATCTTCTTTGGCTCAGCCTTCCCTTGGCGGCTTGCTTGGCTGTTGGGGCAGCCCTTGGTCCGACTGATTTGGTAGCCTTTGCTTCTCTTTCTGAGCGTTTTAGTTTCCCTAAACGGGTTTCCAATATCCTAAAAGGGGAAGGACTTTTAAATGATGCTTCTGGTTTGGTAGCCTTTCGAGTAGCTCTGGCTGCCTGGACAACAGGTGCTTTTTCTCTTAGCCAGGCTGGGACTTCTTTAGCCCTGTCTATCATAGGTGGTTTTGCGGTCGGCTTTGTGACGGCAATGATCAATCGTTTCCTGCATACATTTTTACTGAGTATGCGAGCGACAGATATAGCGAGTGAACTTTTGCTTGAACTGAGTTTGCCTCTTATGACCTTCTTTATCGCCGAAGAAATCCATGTTTCAGGGATTATCGCAGTTGTAGTTGCAGGGATTTTGAAGGCCAGTCGTTTCAAGAAAATCACACTCCTCGAAGCCCAAGTTGATACCGTTACTGATACTGTTTGGCATACCGTGACCTTTATGCTCAATGGATCTGTCTTTGTCATCTTGGGGATGGAATTGGAAATGATAGCAGAACCTATCCTGACTAATCCCCTTTATAACCCCCTACTCTTACTAGTATCTGTTGTTTTACTGACATTCTTACTTTTTGCCATCCGCTTTGTCATGATTGTTGTTTTTTACTTTGTGAGGACGCGTCGACTTAAGAAAAAGATAAATAAGTATATGAAGGATATGCTGCTTTTGACCTTCTCTGGTGTCAAAGGGACAGTATCTATCGCGACCATTCTCCTCATACCAAGTCATTTGGAGCAGGAATATCCTTTGTTACTCTTCCTTGTAGCAGGCGTTACACTGCTGAGCTTTTTAACGGGTTTACTAGTCCTCCCTCATTTATCTGAGGAACAAGAGGAAAGCAAGGATCATTTGATGCATATTGCGATTTTGAATGATGTAGCTGCAGAATTAGAAAAAGAGCTAGACCATCACAAGAACAAACTTCCTCTTTATGCAGCTATTGATAATTATCATGGTCGGATTGAAAACCTCATCCTTAGTCTGGAAAATAAGAGAGTCCAAGAGGACTGGGAATCTCTCAAACTCCTTATCTTGAGTATTGAGAGTGACGGTTTGGAGCAAGCCTACGAAGAAAATAGAATCAGTGAGCGTGGCTATCGAGTTTACCAACGTTACCTAAAAAACATGGAGCAGAGTATCAATCGGAATTTCGCTTCTAGAGTGACTTATTACTTCCTAGTTTCCTTACGGATAATGCGCTTTCTACTTCATGAAATATTTACCTTTGGCAAAACTTTCCGTAGTTGGATGAATGAAGAATCTCGTAAACTATTAGCAGTTGACTATGATCAGATTTCAGAGTTGTATTTGGAAAATACAGAGCTGATTATCGAGAGTTTGGAAAACCTCAAAGGGGTTTACAAGAGTTCACTGATTAGTTTTATGCAAGAGTCTCGTCTACGCGAGACGGCCATTATCGGAAGTGGTGCCTTTGTTGAGCGGGTTATCAATCGCATCAAGCCAAACAATATCGATGAAATGCTACGAGGCTACTATCTCGAACGTAAGGCAATCTTTGAATACGAAGAAGCTAAACTGATAACAGCCAAGTATGCCAAAAAACTACGTCAAAATGTGAATAATTTGGAAAATTATTCTCTGAAAGAGGCTGCAAATACCTTGCCTTATGATATGCTAGATTTAATCAGAAGAAATTAG
- the hprK gene encoding HPr(Ser) kinase/phosphatase, which produces MSVLVKEVIEKLRLDIVYGEGDLLEKEINTADISRPGLEMTGYFDYYTPERLQLLGMKEWSYLVSMSSHNRYKVLTKMFQPETPVVIVARGLVVPEEMLKAARECKIAILTSRTATSRLSGELSSYLDSRLAERTSVHGVLMDIYGMGVLIQGDSGIGKSETGLELVKRGHRLVADDRVDIFAKDEMTLWGEPAEILRHLLEIRGVGIIDVMSLYGASAVKDSSQVQLAVYLENYDTHKTFDRLGNNAEEIEISGVAIPRIRIPVKTGRNISVVIEAAAMNYRAKEMGFDATRLFEERLTSLIAQNEVKND; this is translated from the coding sequence ATGTCGGTTTTAGTAAAAGAAGTCATTGAAAAGCTCAGATTAGACATTGTTTATGGTGAAGGCGATTTACTTGAAAAAGAAATCAATACTGCGGACATTTCTCGACCAGGTCTTGAAATGACAGGCTATTTTGATTACTATACTCCGGAGCGACTTCAGCTGTTGGGAATGAAGGAATGGTCTTATTTAGTCTCCATGTCTTCTCACAACCGTTATAAGGTGTTGACCAAGATGTTTCAACCAGAAACACCAGTGGTTATTGTTGCGCGTGGTTTAGTAGTTCCAGAAGAAATGTTGAAAGCTGCCAGGGAATGTAAGATTGCGATTTTAACCAGTCGAACAGCTACTAGTCGCCTGTCAGGAGAATTATCTAGCTATTTGGATTCTCGTTTGGCAGAACGGACCAGTGTTCATGGTGTCTTGATGGATATTTATGGCATGGGTGTCTTGATCCAAGGGGATAGCGGTATCGGTAAGAGTGAAACTGGTCTGGAACTTGTGAAACGTGGACACCGTTTGGTGGCAGATGATCGTGTAGATATTTTTGCAAAAGACGAAATGACCCTTTGGGGAGAGCCAGCTGAAATTTTGAGGCATTTACTTGAGATTCGTGGAGTGGGGATTATTGATGTGATGAGTCTCTACGGAGCAAGTGCAGTTAAGGATTCTTCACAAGTTCAACTAGCAGTTTATTTGGAAAATTATGATACGCATAAGACCTTCGATCGCTTAGGAAATAATGCTGAAGAAATCGAGATTTCTGGTGTAGCCATTCCACGTATCCGCATCCCAGTAAAAACAGGACGCAATATTTCTGTTGTCATTGAGGCGGCTGCCATGAACTACCGTGCTAAGGAAATGGGCTTTGATGCGACACGTTTATTTGAAGAACGCTTGACAAGTCTGATCGCTCAAAATGAGGTGAAAAATGATTAA
- a CDS encoding DUF3397 family protein, translated as MGMILMKIASILLLILTLVVCFIVTKLFGLKKLRINFADLAFPLLVFEYYLITAKAFTHNFLPRLGLALSLLAILLVVFFLLKKRSFYYPKFIKFFWRAGFLLTLIIYIEMIVELMMIK; from the coding sequence ATGGGTATGATTTTAATGAAAATAGCGTCTATTTTATTATTGATTTTAACCTTGGTAGTTTGCTTTATTGTCACCAAGCTTTTCGGACTGAAAAAACTAAGAATTAATTTCGCGGATTTAGCTTTTCCACTTTTGGTATTCGAGTACTACCTTATCACTGCTAAAGCCTTTACCCACAACTTTCTACCGCGACTTGGCCTAGCACTTTCACTCCTAGCAATCCTCCTAGTTGTCTTTTTCCTCCTCAAAAAACGAAGTTTTTATTACCCTAAATTCATCAAATTCTTCTGGAGAGCTGGTTTTCTCCTAACCTTAATCATCTATATAGAAATGATTGTCGAATTGATGATGATAAAATGA
- a CDS encoding glucosamine-6-phosphate deaminase, translating to MKVIKVENQVEGGKVAFEILKEKLANGAQTLGLATGSSPLEFYKEIVESDLDFSNLTSVNLDEYVGLDGDNPQSYRHFMQEHLFNQKPFKESFLPRGIKDNAEAEVERYNQILADHRVDLQILGIGRNGHIGFNEPGTAFDSQTHLVDLDQSTIEANARFFDKIEDVPTQAISMGIKNILDAKSIILFAYGESKAEAIAGTVSGPVTENLPASSLQNHPDVTIIADAEALSLLEK from the coding sequence ATGAAAGTTATTAAAGTTGAAAATCAAGTTGAAGGTGGAAAAGTTGCTTTTGAGATTTTGAAGGAAAAATTGGCCAATGGTGCTCAAACATTAGGACTTGCGACAGGGAGCAGTCCGCTTGAGTTTTACAAGGAAATCGTTGAGAGTGACCTTGATTTTTCAAATCTAACCAGTGTAAACCTTGATGAGTATGTAGGACTTGACGGAGACAATCCTCAGTCTTACCGTCATTTTATGCAAGAACACTTATTCAACCAAAAACCATTTAAAGAAAGCTTCTTACCTCGTGGAATTAAGGACAATGCTGAGGCTGAAGTTGAACGCTATAACCAAATTTTGGCTGACCATCGAGTTGATTTGCAAATCTTGGGAATCGGCCGCAATGGACATATCGGCTTTAATGAGCCAGGAACTGCCTTTGATAGCCAGACACACCTTGTAGACCTAGACCAGTCTACAATTGAAGCCAATGCTCGCTTCTTTGACAAGATTGAAGATGTTCCAACTCAAGCCATCTCAATGGGGATTAAAAACATCTTGGATGCCAAGTCAATTATTCTCTTTGCTTACGGTGAGTCGAAAGCAGAGGCCATTGCTGGCACAGTATCAGGCCCAGTGACTGAGAACCTTCCAGCAAGTAGCCTACAAAACCACCCTGATGTGACTATTATTGCAGATGCTGAAGCGCTCAGCTTGCTTGAAAAGTAA
- the rpsU gene encoding 30S ribosomal protein S21 has protein sequence MSKTVVRKNESLDDALRRFKRAVTKAGTLQETRKREFYEKPSVKRKRKSEAARKRKKF, from the coding sequence ATGTCTAAAACAGTAGTACGTAAGAATGAATCTCTTGACGATGCACTTCGTCGTTTCAAACGTGCGGTTACTAAAGCTGGTACTCTTCAAGAAACACGCAAACGTGAATTCTATGAAAAACCTTCTGTAAAACGTAAACGTAAATCAGAAGCAGCTCGTAAACGTAAAAAATTCTAA
- a CDS encoding TIGR01212 family radical SAM protein (This family includes YhcC from E. coli K-12, an uncharacterized radical SAM protein.), with amino-acid sequence MKVMKSYNTLNDYYRKLFGEKTFKVPIDAGFDCPNRDGTVAHGGCTFCTVSGSGDAIVAPDAPIREQFYKEIDFMHRKWPDVKKYLVYFQNFTNTHEKVEVIRERYEQAINEPGVVGINIGTRPDCLPDETILYLAELAKRMHVTVELGLQTTYERTSNLINRAHSYELYVETVKRLRKYPKIEIVSHLINGLPGETHEMMVENVRRCVTDNDIQGIKLHLLHLMTNTRMQRDYHEGRLQLMSQDEYVKVICDQLEIIPKHIVIHRITGDAPRDMLIGPMWSLNKWEVLNAIETEMRRRGSVQGCKAVKQEFKNEKTI; translated from the coding sequence ATGAAAGTTATGAAATCTTATAATACCTTGAATGATTATTATCGAAAACTCTTTGGAGAAAAGACTTTTAAAGTTCCTATTGATGCGGGGTTTGACTGTCCCAATCGGGATGGAACTGTGGCTCATGGGGGCTGTACCTTTTGTACAGTTTCGGGTTCTGGAGATGCCATTGTAGCACCAGATGCTCCTATCCGTGAGCAATTTTATAAGGAAATCGACTTTATGCACCGCAAGTGGCCGGATGTTAAAAAGTATCTGGTTTATTTTCAAAACTTTACCAATACCCATGAAAAGGTGGAAGTGATTCGGGAGCGTTATGAACAAGCAATCAACGAACCAGGTGTAGTGGGAATCAATATCGGAACACGCCCAGATTGTTTGCCAGACGAAACCATCCTTTACCTAGCTGAGCTAGCAAAACGCATGCATGTGACGGTGGAATTGGGCTTACAGACTACATATGAAAGAACCTCTAACTTGATTAACCGTGCCCATTCCTATGAATTGTATGTAGAAACGGTCAAACGATTGAGGAAATATCCTAAGATTGAGATTGTTTCCCATTTGATCAATGGTTTGCCCGGTGAGACTCATGAGATGATGGTCGAAAATGTCCGCCGCTGTGTCACAGATAATGATATTCAAGGAATTAAACTGCACTTGCTCCATCTCATGACCAATACGCGTATGCAGCGAGATTACCACGAAGGACGCTTGCAACTGATGAGTCAGGACGAATATGTCAAGGTCATTTGTGACCAATTGGAAATCATTCCCAAGCATATCGTCATCCACCGAATCACGGGAGATGCGCCTAGAGATATGTTGATTGGTCCCATGTGGAGCCTCAATAAATGGGAAGTGCTAAATGCTATTGAAACTGAAATGAGACGACGGGGCAGTGTTCAAGGATGCAAGGCTGTAAAACAGGAGTTTAAAAATGAAAAGACCATTTGA
- a CDS encoding class I SAM-dependent methyltransferase: MIYIIGFICFLLLMFLFSRLIQQSKSPSGFLGKRMMKLWNRVYLPMFVWAIRYLDRTFYPVILDVGVGNGRSTILLKETFPQSTITGIDISDTAIAQAKQVEMTNLNFERRDVRETGFSDESVDLITAFQTHFHWQDLEASFMELRRILKSGGMLLLACEYNKLSYFLPEVQSEEAFRRFLLSVGLELVTSQRKGSWILYKIVKH, translated from the coding sequence TTGATTTATATAATCGGTTTTATTTGTTTTTTACTTTTAATGTTTCTGTTTAGTCGCTTAATTCAGCAATCAAAGAGTCCTTCGGGCTTTCTAGGAAAACGAATGATGAAATTGTGGAATCGAGTCTATCTCCCCATGTTTGTATGGGCAATTCGTTATCTGGATAGGACATTTTACCCTGTAATCTTAGATGTAGGAGTTGGGAATGGTCGTTCAACCATCCTGCTAAAAGAAACTTTTCCGCAAAGTACCATAACTGGAATCGATATTTCAGATACTGCAATAGCTCAAGCCAAACAGGTAGAGATGACTAATCTAAATTTTGAACGAAGAGACGTTAGGGAGACAGGCTTTTCTGATGAAAGTGTTGATTTAATCACAGCCTTTCAAACTCATTTTCATTGGCAGGACCTAGAGGCTTCTTTTATGGAACTTCGAAGAATACTCAAATCAGGCGGGATGCTCTTACTGGCTTGTGAATATAACAAGTTGTCTTACTTTTTACCAGAGGTCCAAAGCGAAGAAGCATTTAGACGATTCTTGTTATCAGTAGGGCTTGAGCTCGTAACTAGTCAAAGAAAGGGATCATGGATCCTTTATAAAATTGTTAAACATTAA
- a CDS encoding tRNA (mnm(5)s(2)U34)-methyltransferase yields MKRPFEMAHEFLAEVVTKEDIVVDATMGNGHDTLFLAKLAKQVYAFDIQKQALDKTQDRLNEAGLENVQLILQGHETLDQFVTEAKAGIFNLGYLPSADKSVITRPQTTIEALEKLCHLLVKGGRIAIMIYYGHEGGDIEKDAVLDFVSQLNQQEYTVVIYRTLNQVNNPPFVVMIEKLERYRHG; encoded by the coding sequence ATGAAAAGACCATTTGAGATGGCACATGAATTTTTGGCTGAAGTCGTGACAAAAGAAGATATTGTTGTGGATGCGACCATGGGTAATGGTCACGACACGCTTTTTTTAGCCAAACTAGCAAAGCAAGTCTATGCCTTTGATATACAGAAACAAGCTTTGGATAAAACCCAAGACCGTTTAAATGAGGCAGGTTTAGAGAATGTCCAGTTGATTTTGCAAGGGCATGAGACGCTCGATCAGTTTGTGACAGAAGCTAAGGCAGGAATTTTTAATCTGGGTTACCTGCCATCTGCTGATAAGTCTGTTATTACCCGACCTCAGACTACCATTGAGGCACTTGAAAAGCTTTGTCATTTGCTTGTCAAGGGTGGACGGATTGCCATTATGATTTATTATGGTCATGAGGGAGGAGATATTGAAAAGGATGCTGTTTTGGACTTTGTGAGTCAGTTGAACCAACAAGAGTACACAGTTGTGATTTATCGAACCCTCAACCAAGTTAACAACCCCCCGTTTGTAGTTATGATTGAAAAATTAGAAAGATACAGGCATGGATAA
- the queA gene encoding tRNA preQ1(34) S-adenosylmethionine ribosyltransferase-isomerase QueA — MNTADFDFHLPEELIAQTPLEKRDASKLLIVNRETGEMQDKHFHSIIDMLEPGDALVMNDTRVLPARLYGQKEETGGHVELLLLKNTSGDEWEVLAKPAKRLKVGTRINFGDGRLSAVVTEELTHGGRIVRFEYQGIFLEVLESLGEMPLPPYIHEKLDDRERYQTVYAKESGSAAAPTAGLHFTKELLAEIQAKGVHLVYLTLHVGLGTFRPVSVDNLDEHEMHSEFYQLSEEAAATLSSVKEKGGRVIAVGTTSIRTLETIGSKFDGQIQADSGWTNIFIKPGYQWKVVDAFSTNFHLPKSTLVMLVSAFAGRELVLDAYQHAIQERYRFFSFGDAMFIY; from the coding sequence ATGAATACAGCTGATTTTGATTTCCACTTGCCTGAGGAATTGATTGCCCAAACGCCACTTGAAAAACGAGATGCCTCCAAGCTTCTCATCGTAAACCGGGAAACGGGAGAAATGCAGGATAAACACTTCCACTCTATTATTGATATGTTGGAACCTGGTGATGCCCTTGTCATGAACGACACTCGCGTTCTCCCTGCCCGCCTCTATGGCCAAAAGGAAGAGACAGGAGGCCATGTGGAACTTCTCCTGCTCAAAAATACTAGTGGTGATGAGTGGGAAGTTCTGGCTAAACCTGCCAAACGCCTCAAGGTTGGCACTCGTATCAACTTTGGCGATGGTCGCCTCAGCGCTGTCGTTACAGAAGAATTGACCCACGGAGGCCGCATTGTCCGCTTCGAATACCAAGGAATTTTCCTAGAAGTCTTGGAAAGTCTAGGTGAAATGCCACTACCACCCTACATCCATGAAAAACTGGATGACCGTGAACGTTATCAAACCGTCTACGCCAAGGAAAGTGGCTCTGCTGCAGCACCAACTGCTGGACTGCACTTCACCAAAGAACTGCTAGCAGAAATCCAAGCTAAGGGGGTCCATCTGGTTTATCTGACCCTCCATGTCGGACTCGGAACCTTTAGACCTGTTTCTGTGGATAATCTAGACGAACACGAAATGCACTCAGAATTCTACCAGCTCTCTGAGGAAGCAGCAGCCACTCTTAGCTCTGTCAAGGAAAAGGGAGGTCGCGTCATTGCTGTCGGTACCACTTCTATCCGTACGTTGGAAACCATCGGTTCCAAGTTTGATGGGCAAATTCAGGCTGATTCTGGCTGGACCAATATCTTTATCAAACCTGGATACCAATGGAAGGTCGTGGATGCTTTCTCAACCAACTTCCACCTACCCAAATCAACTCTCGTCATGTTGGTTTCTGCCTTTGCCGGCCGTGAATTAGTCTTAGATGCCTACCAGCACGCTATTCAAGAACGCTATCGTTTCTTCAGTTTCGGCGATGCCATGTTTATCTATTAG